GTCATAATCGTTGAGATTGCGCGACCACACAGGAAAACGTAAGTCGTAGCACACCAGCGGCAAAATACGCCAGCCGCGCCATTCCACAATCACTCGCGCATTGCCCGCTTTATAATGCAGATGCTCATCTGCCATTCGGAACAGATGACGCTTATCATAAAAATGTACCGTGCCGCCCGGCTCAACTAGCAAAAAGCGGTTAACCGAACCAGACTCCGTTTGTAATGCAACACTGCCTGCAATCAGCGCATTGCACTGCTGCGCTTTGGCTGTCATCCAGTTCACTACGTCATCTTGTGCTAGCGACGAAGCTGCCGCTTCCATGGCAAAGCCACTGGTAAACATCTCCGGTAGAACGATCACATCGCGCCCGGTAATACCTTCCAGTTGACGATCAAAATGGCGCAGGTTGGCAGGACCATCCATCCACACCAACGGTTGCTGCAAAAGCGTAATCTTCAAA
The DNA window shown above is from Escherichia sp. E4742 and carries:
- the yafV gene encoding 2-oxoglutaramate amidase translates to MPGLKITLLQQPLVWMDGPANLRHFDRQLEGITGRDVIVLPEMFTSGFAMEAAASSLAQDDVVNWMTAKAQQCNALIAGSVALQTESGSVNRFLLVEPGGTVHFYDKRHLFRMADEHLHYKAGNARVIVEWRGWRILPLVCYDLRFPVWSRNLNDYDLALYVSNWPAPRSLHWQALLTARAIENQAYVAGCNRVGSDGNGCHYRGDSRVINPQGEIIATAEPHQATRIDAELSMAVLREYREKFPAWRDADEFRLW